Proteins encoded by one window of Melospiza melodia melodia isolate bMelMel2 chromosome 9, bMelMel2.pri, whole genome shotgun sequence:
- the PKD2L1 gene encoding polycystin-2-like protein 1, giving the protein MNMSHLKNRAESHFKVSEVHELETVGKKAWDNPVYNGSPSTSLKIQTIYNPKPVLESPYENFEEVGDALPYQEEQSKAVNGRTSPFLKCCFYIFRGIRGLWGTTLTENTAENRELYVKTTLRELLVYVMFLVDICLLTYGMTSSNAYYYTKVMSELFLQTSTDGRVSFQSISSMADFWVYAQGPLLDNLYWTKWYNNESLAPHSTQSYIYYENLLLGVPRMRQLKVKNNSCVVHNDFKEEISGCYDVYSEDKEERVSFGLINGTAWRYHSEEELGGSSHWGRLTSYSGGGYYIDLKMTREESAEALQVLKEKLWLDRGTRVVFIDFSVYNANINLFCVLRLVVEFPATGGAIPSWQIRTVKLIRYVSTWDFFIVACEIVFCVFIFYYVVEEALELRIHKFKYFTSIWNILDVVVILLSVVAIGFHIFRTTEVNRLLGELLEHPNTYADFEFLAFWQTQYNNMNAVNLFFAWIKIFKYISFNKTMTQLSSTLARCAKDILGFAIMFFIVFFAYAQLGYLLFGTQVENFSTFVKCIFTQFRIILGDFDYNSIDNANRVLGPLYFVTYVFFVFFVLLNMFLAIINDTYSEVKEELSSQKDELQLSDILKQSYNRTLMRLKLKKEQISEVQKALQNGTTQLDFEDFKNSLKQLGHADHEITAAFSRFDKDGNRILDEEEQQQMKHDLEAKRVALNTEIENLGKSYADNNLDENLTYMEARNNHSNKATWVSKEEFQVLLHRVLQLEQSINSIGYKIDAVVNKLDVPERKEMKKKDLLGKPLGDASKEEEASQEELHPQSLDQLGKEGESWGMEHIQRNNMSGNSSQNGVYHILPKSSVLGSQVPKNF; this is encoded by the exons ATGAATATGTCTCACCTAAAGAACAGAGCTGAGAGCCACTTTAAAGTATCAGAGGTGCATGAACTGGAGACAGTGGGGAAGAAAGCTTGGGACAATCCTGTTTACAATGGCTCTCCCTCTACCTCCTTGAAAATTCAAACCATCTACAACCCCAAACCTGTCCTGGAGAGTCCCTACGAGAATTTTGAAGAGGTTGGGGATGCGCTGCCCTACCAGGAAGAACAGAGCAAAGCTGTGAATGGGAGGACAAGTCCTTTCCTCAAGTGCTGCTTCTACATCTTCCGAGGCATCCGAG GTCTGTGGGGCACTACGCTGACTGAGAACACAGCTGAAAACAGGGAGCTGTATGTGAAGACCACCCTGCGAGAACTGCTGGTCTATGTTATGTTCTTGGTGGACATCTGTCTCT TGACATATGGAATGACAAGTTCCAATGCCTATTACTACACCAAAGTGATGTCTGAGCTCTTCCTGCAGACCTCTACAGATGGCCGTGTCTCCTTCCAGTCCATCAGCAGCATGGCTGACTTCTGGGTG TATGCACAAGGGCCCCTGCTGGACAACCTGTACTGGACCAAGTGGTACAACAACGAGTCCCTGGCGCCGCACAGCACGCAGTCATACATCTATTACGAGAACCTGCTGCTGGGTGTCCCACGCATGAGGCAGCTGAAGGTGAAGAACAACTCCTGTGTGGTCCACAATGACTTCAAGGAGGAAATCTCTGGCTGCTATGATGTATACTCTGAAGACAAGGAGGAAAGGGTCTCCTTTGGGCTCATCAATGGAACGGC GTGGAGGTACCATTCTGAGGAGGAGCTGGGTGGTTCATCTCACTGGGGAAGACTAACCAGTTACAGTGGGGGAGGATACTACATAGACCTCAAGATGACCAGAGAAGAGAGTGCTGAAGCCCTGCAGGTCTTGAAGGAGAAACTGTGGCTGGATCGGGGAACACGAGTTGTCTTTATTGATTTCTCTGTGTATAATGCAAATATCAATCTGTTCTGTGTTCTGAG GTTAGTGGTTGAGTTTCCAGCCACTGGTGGTGCCATTCCCTCCTGGCAAATCCGGACAGTGAAGCTTATACGATATGTCAGCACATGGGACTTCTTCATTGTTGCCTGTGAAATTGTATTCTGTGTCTTCATCTTCTACTATGTGGTGGAAGAGGCTTTGGAGCTCCGTATCCACAAGTTTAAGTACTTCACCAGCATCTGGAACATTCTGGATGTGGTTGTCATTCTG CTCTCCGTTGTTGCCATTGGGTTTCACATCTTTCGCACCACAGAGGTGAAcaggctgctgggagagctgctggagcaccCCAACACCTACGCAGACTTTGAATTCCTGGCATTCTGGCAGACCCAGTACAACAATATGAATGCAGTCAACTTATTTTTTGCCTGGATCAAG ATATTCAAGTACATTAGCTTTAACAAAACAATGACCCAGCTCTCCTCCACACTGGCACGTTGTGCCAAGGACATCCTGGGCTTTGCCATCATGTTCTTCATTGTCTTCTTTGCCTACGCCCAGCTGGGTTACCTTCTTTTTGGGACACAAGTGGAAAACTTCAGTACCTTTGTTAAATGCAT TTTCACCCAGTTTCGGATCATTCTTGGTGATTTTGACTACAATTCCATTGACAATGCCAACAGGGTGCTTGGGCCTCTTTACTTTGTCACCTATgtgttctttgttttctttgtgcTTCTG AACATGTTCCTGGCCATCATCAATGACACCTACTCAGAAGTCAAGGAGGAGCTTTCGAGCCAGAAGGATGAGCTGCAGCTCTCTGACATCTTGAAGCAG AGCTACAACCGGACACTCATGAGGCTGAAGCTGAAGAAAGAGCAGATTTCTGAGGTGCAGAAAGCCCTGCAGAATGGAACAACACAACTGGACTTTGAAGACTTCAAGAACAGCTTGAAGCA ACTGGGCCATGCAGACCATGAGATCACAGCAGCTTTCTCCAGATTTGACAAAGATGGCAACCGCATCCTTGATGAAGAGGAGCAACAGCAGATGAAGCATGACCTAGAGGcaaaaagg GTTGCTCTGAACACAGAGattgaaaatttggggaaatcctACGCTGACAACAACCTGGATGAGAATCTGACctacatggaagcaaggaataaCCACAGCAATAAGGCCACCTGGGTCTCCAAAGAAGAGTTCCAAGT CCTCCTGCACCGTGTGCTGCAGCTGGAACAGTCCATAAACAGCATTGGCTACAAGATTGATGCAGTGGTGAACAAGCTTGATGTGCCAGAAAGAAAAGAGATGAAGAAGAAGGATCTGTTGGGCAAACCACTGGGTGATGCTAGCAAG GAGGAAGAAGCCAGTCAGGAAGAGCTGCACCCCCAGAGCCTAGACCAGCTGGGAAAAGAAGGAGAAAGTTGGGGGATGGAACACATACAGAGAAACAACATGAGTGGCAACTCTTCCCAGAATGGGGTCTATCACATCTTGCCCAAGTCAAGTGTACTGGGGTCTCAGGTGCCCAAGAACTTCTAG